In the genome of Arachis stenosperma cultivar V10309 chromosome 6, arast.V10309.gnm1.PFL2, whole genome shotgun sequence, the window TGAGGCAATAGTTATCACTTATTAAGTTATTATCACCTTTCGTTAAATTTAACCGATACCTGATATTTTGTTTGGATATGGCTAAGATCAAAGTCCAAATTACATGTTTactaaatgataaaaaattatttatttctgcATGAAATTTTCAAACATTTGCAGCTAATTGAAGAATCTGATAGCACATAGATGGAGTATTTACAGGTTAACTACATTAAGAGTGCTCGAAAAGTGCAAACAATATTACAAAACATGACTATGACTCAAGAACAGCTCCTTCAACGATTTTCCAACCTGAATCTGAATAAGACATCACATATCTTGTTGTGTAGGTTTTGCTGCTTGAAGCATTGTGCTGCGGATGACCTACAGCATTGAGGTGGGTTGACTCTTTGAGAGTTGTCTCGACCACCGCACGCCGCCCATTCTGGGATATAGTCACGCTATCGATGCTGAGGTCCTCCAACGTGTAGTTATAGGACCAATCACGCTCTGCAATCTCGGATGCCCGATCGGACCATATCTTCAACATCTCGTGATCAAGTACCTATAGCATATCTTAAATTCAGCAAAACTTGACATATATGAAGATGAAAATTAAGGAAATCACTGTAGAATTTCAAGTTGTCTAGGATAAAATCGTATTGATTAGTCTACAATGATCTTCTTTTAAAGCACTTCCTCAAAATCGCAAGATTTTCAGCATATTGGTCATGTTTTTGTAAAGCTGTGATTATCATCTCCATTTTCATAAGGACCAAATTAATTCTTTACCTCTGGCAATTTTTCGAGGCAATGTTTGGGTCCAAAAGCTTGGGATTTAATGTTCTGCCAATTGCGAACCACAGCTTCAGCAACCCTTGCATCCATTTTCGGAAGTTGCTCTTCTAATTCTTCACCTCCCGAGGAACCTGTGCAGATAAATATGTATTATACGCACCATGCAATAATTGCTAGAAGTTAACTATGAACTTTTGATATCAAATTTCTGATCAGCAGTAACTGAATCATTCAGATGATAATTCATGATGGAAATCAATTTGTAATTGTGATCCTAATTGCGGGTGTCTCTAAAGGTAATACCTATGTTGACAGTATCTGATGCCAGCGCCGAACCAGTTGTTTTGCGTATGGTGGGTGAGCCATGCCTAGCAGCAGGTATAAACTTCAAGCCAACCACAGTCACAAGTCCAATCACAACGCCAGCACACATGATCTTCACAGTTGCATCTTTAATTTTGTCAGTAATTATCTCACCACCACTTATCTCAGAAGATTTTCTTGTTCCAGAAACCTCAATACCAGTCGAAGTATCTTGATCTGGTGAAATTAAAAGATTCTCACTTTCAGAAAGATTGAAATATTCCTTCCCGTCATTCTCTTGAATTTTCACAATTTCATCTTCATAACCAACAGGAAACACCTTCTTCAATGCATTCATTGCACTATCCTTGACATGACCAATAACAGCCGTAGCCTCAGCTCCGATTTTCACTATGGCTGCTGCAGCAGCCAAGGGTGAATGCCCAACACTCTCCAGCCTCTCTAGATACCTGAGCACTGTAGGGTCATCATAGTAATCTCCAAGCTTGAATGTTATCTCTTTAGTATCTCTAAATCTCGGAAAAACTACTTCCATCAACCATGCCTCTAACAATCTGCAGAGTCCAGGAAGATCACTGTCTTCATCACCCTTGGCATTTTCCATTACAAATTCTACAATGGATGAATTTCTATATGGAGAGCTCTCACTGTCTAGTCCCAACCATGATCGACACTGATCTAGCTCCCCAACAAGCAAAGCACAGAGGCCCCTTTCTAAAGCAAAATCAACCTCTCTCTTTGGAGCATTAATAGAGGCAGCATGTCTCATAGTTGTTACCTTTGTTTGTTGAAGTTGTTGGAATAAGTTATCCGCATCTTGGATAAGATGTGGCTTTTTACCTACAAAGGCTTGCGCAACGAGCGCAAGTGCCACCCCATATGCTTCAAAACTTTCAGCTGGTATATTACTTGGTGTGGCCACAAAAAGATCAACCTTCAAAGAATATTGAAGGTAAAAGGAAACAAGATGAAGAGatatttttcaaatataaaCATGAAGAGAACATTacagaaaaatatgcaaaacaACAATGCAAGAATACCTGTTCAACTGCTGTCATATGTAAAAAAGCCTCATTCATGAAGTCCTCACGTGTGAAACCCCCAGCAATTGCTGCCGCACCACCTCCTCCAACAGCCCACAAAATATTGCGGACACCCTGCAGACCTTCATCCCTTCGTGCTCGATGTTCTTCATCAAGGGGCAAGGATAGAAGTTCCAAAACACAGCGTGGGGTTATCTCCTCCAGTGTCTCGTCGATTTGTGCTTGTAAATCTGGTGCTAGGCTGCTTGCTCCTTCTTCCTACATAATCAAGTTCGCAGAGAGCACTTTGTATCAGAACTGTATTTTAtattgtgtcaaattttaaatcatCAATGTTTATACAAAACCTAATTGAACATTATAACAACTATACAGTGGCTTGCATTGCCATGATTAATCCTGTCACAGTGTCAAACCAAATTCCACACATCCCTATTGATATAATTAGAAGCATTGACTTAAAAAAAGTCAAATCATCTGAAACCAATATTGTTTGGAAAATGGCAAATTTTTAGGATACAGCAATCGAGAAACAAAAAAACGATCATCCATAGCCATGGAACTATCATATTCACCTGCAAAAGTTTCAATGCCCTCTCAAGCATCTCACATGCAGTAATGAAATCGGGAGTGGTAAAGGCCATAGCATCCCTCGAGATGTCAACATAAGCGAGCGACATGGCCAACACGACATCTTGCTTGAACGACTTGGGCAATCTCTCTCTCAGCAAGCCCTGCCCAATCTGAAGCACCAACTCGGTCTCCCCAGCTTCCTGCAGCACGCAGAGAGCTCCAGGAACCTGCAAAAAACCCATCACTGCCTTCTTATGCAATTGAACAAATTAAGCCAAAAACAACATGGGGTCACCTATACATACGCTCCACTTGTAAAACACATGTACTGTGATAAGGGGGAAACTTTTGACATATAATATTCAAAACTTTGTGCATTCCTTCCATATACATAGAACCATACTCCAATACTCCATCCATCCCACAACATTTGTTCTTTCAATCTTTATGCATGTCAATAAAAACTTGCTTTGATAATATTAATAGCAAAACATGACCTGATTCTACCCCAAAAACAAAATTCCTGAATTGAAATTATAACCTCATTTATATTCTCTATTTACACTCCATTAACAAGCACAATTAAAGTAAGAATAAAAACCGTGAGTCTTTGCCGCACGTATACTAACCCGACTGGAGGAACTATAActgcttctctcaatacagttCTATATACATCCAAGGGCTCGAACTCGAGACAAAGGGGATAAGGATGAGCCTACCTACCACTTGAAAATCACTAATGTACTATGCAgcaaaaattaaactatttcCCACTAGCTGAAGATGATATCTAATGTTTTAATCTAGTGAATAAGAACTACCTGAACAGTTTAAAAAGCGAAGTTGCATTAACAAACAAACAGCATTATCGAACTCTCAAGTCAAGCCAAGTCAAGTCATAAACTCCAAGTTTACGATTCAAGATTAGCTGAGCTTCAATTATAAAATGACCTTATCGAAAGGGACTTGAGTGAAAACGGTGGCGTCTTCATCTTCAACGAGTCCCTGGTTGTACTCTCTGCGGGAAGCAGGGTCAGCTAGGGTTTCACAAGCAGCTTGGAGAATCTGGCGGCGGCTGATTAACGCTTCGTTGCTGAACGCATACTGCGGTGGCTTCGAGAAACGCGCCTCGTACGCGCGTCGAATACCGTCGCCAAGGAAATGTGTTTCGGCGCCGAGGATTCTGTAGAAGTCGAGAGGAATCGAGAGGAACCGCTGCTCAGGCGGAGAATCGTAGCGTGGAGGGCTGAGAGTAGCGGATGCGGCGGCAGAGGAGGAGTAGTGGTGGTCGGAGTCGCCGATGAATTGGAAGTCGGAGATGAGGCGCTCCGCCCATTTACTGGCGGAGGATGAGAAAGTGAGGCGGGTGCGGCGTTGTGAAGAGTGGAGGAGTGGCGGGGCGCAGAGGCCAACGCCAATGCGAGGGAGTAAAGCATTAGCTTCCATTGTGAGCAGCTCtgtttggttttttttttttttttttctgttttgagCTTAAAACCCTGCGCAGATTTTGGTCTGTTTCTATGAAACCCTCACTCATAACTTGGAACTCCCAAGTCTCAACAACAGCTTCCGTTGTAGTCTAGTTGGTCAGGATATTCGGCTCTCACCCGAAAGACCCGGGTTCAAGTCCCGGCAACGGAATTTCTTCTACTATTTTTCACTTAGTTTTAGTATATACATAACATTTTTACTATGCATTTTATCATTTTATGAGAAATTGTTTGTAGGACGTACTTCTCTTGTAGTTATTTCTATTCTATATACATATACTATATGCTATATGGTGATAAATTAGTTAATGTATTTTAGAATGGTGAATTCAAGGGGGAGGGGAGGGGGGTTTAAAAAAGTTGATTCTACCACTATTCTTGTTGTGGTCCAAATTTGATATTGGTGCCAAAGTTAACTTAGATTAGATCGATGAAATTTTAAATGATTGAGTAGGGTTGTTGTATCTCTTTCAGATTCAATGCAAACTAGATTTTAAAATCATGTCAACAGAGGAAAAAGACAGGTGTAATGAGTTCTTAATTTATATTACAACATAGGCTATCACTTTCTCATTTATAGTACAAACTATACAGAAGAACAACCTTAATATTACAAAGTTTAATTCAGCACATCTTTCAGTAATCAAATTCATGACACAGGTTGTGTTCCTTGTCATTGCTGTTACAACTACAATTTAACATGGCTTCATTAACCCATGgaatttaatttgtaataactttacttgacaaataataataaaattctagACAGCATGCACAAGATTATGGCCTATGCAGAGGTTAACCCGTCCGGAAGGGACTCGCTATCGGGATTCGGACTAAGAAACCTACGACAAGCATAGAACACAGCTGAATGGAAGCCACTTGGGTTGTCAATGAACACAAAATGACCAGCCTGCAAAAAATAACCAAATTTCTCAGCTCAAAAATATAGAGAGTAAATTATACTAACCTCTCAAATGTTATGTTTACAACAGAGGTTAGGTCCTGTTTGAAAATTGTCTTAACTCTTaacaaaagaatttaaaaacaCTGAAACacataaacctttttgaaaaagGTGACAAATACAAAAATAGACAATGTTTTTATccttaaacaaaatttatccaAACAATGATGACAAGGATCTTTGTCTCATTATGTATGTATTTTCTGTCATGAGACATTAACCAAACAAAGTGTCACGTTTTGCAAAACATAAGAGTGACAAGTGTCATATAACCCGAATCCTTCGGCCTGTTTCTTATATGCACCATGGAGTAAGGGTGATTTTAAATAAGGATTTTTTATTCCCTGGAGGAGGATAGAATGTCACCATCCTAGGTTGGTTAGTGtataattttacaaataaaaaaggGGTTGTGTGTAATATTTCCTAACCATAAGGGAGGTCAGTGTAATTTACCTTATCCAAATTCAAAACAACATTCAAAATGGGTTTTCATTGTTTGGGGACAAGGAGAAAGTGATGGTACCTGGGGAACTCTAATGATTTCACATGGAACCTTCATCTGGTCGCGCGCTTCTTGGGCACCCTCGTAATTCATCCAATCTTGGATACCATATATGAAAGTGGTTGGCACCTTCCACTCTAAAGCCCTGAAACACCAAAAAATTTCCATTTATCCGAGATCTAGGCATAGGTAGGAATCCATTCGAAAATTGAATTCTTTATCGCGTGAGAAAAAAGAATCCAAAGAGGCAGAAAATGGAGGTTATAGCATTATCCTAACTCCTAATAGCAAGTGGAAATTTGAACCTATAGAGATATGAAGCCATATCATACTTTGCAAGTTAATCATCAAAGATATTTATTGAATCAACTTTTTTACCTCGTTTAATTTTTACAATGATATTTATGAGAATTTTTGGGAATGGTGTATCATTACTGTCTTTGCAACCCCTTTAGAGTCAATTTCCCTTGTGGCCTCTTACTTTTTCCTATGAATTCCCCTATTTCATAGGGGTTTTGCAAACAAAAGCCTTATGAGCACtatttaaatttctaaaaagaattactaagttttaaattttcaatgCATTGAAGACATTAG includes:
- the LOC130936686 gene encoding protein ACCUMULATION AND REPLICATION OF CHLOROPLASTS 6, chloroplastic — protein: MEANALLPRIGVGLCAPPLLHSSQRRTRLTFSSSASKWAERLISDFQFIGDSDHHYSSSAAASATLSPPRYDSPPEQRFLSIPLDFYRILGAETHFLGDGIRRAYEARFSKPPQYAFSNEALISRRQILQAACETLADPASRREYNQGLVEDEDATVFTQVPFDKVPGALCVLQEAGETELVLQIGQGLLRERLPKSFKQDVVLAMSLAYVDISRDAMAFTTPDFITACEMLERALKLLQEEGASSLAPDLQAQIDETLEEITPRCVLELLSLPLDEEHRARRDEGLQGVRNILWAVGGGGAAAIAGGFTREDFMNEAFLHMTAVEQVDLFVATPSNIPAESFEAYGVALALVAQAFVGKKPHLIQDADNLFQQLQQTKVTTMRHAASINAPKREVDFALERGLCALLVGELDQCRSWLGLDSESSPYRNSSIVEFVMENAKGDEDSDLPGLCRLLEAWLMEVVFPRFRDTKEITFKLGDYYDDPTVLRYLERLESVGHSPLAAAAAIVKIGAEATAVIGHVKDSAMNALKKVFPVGYEDEIVKIQENDGKEYFNLSESENLLISPDQDTSTGIEVSGTRKSSEISGGEIITDKIKDATVKIMCAGVVIGLVTVVGLKFIPAARHGSPTIRKTTGSALASDTVNIGSSGGEELEEQLPKMDARVAEAVVRNWQNIKSQAFGPKHCLEKLPEVLDHEMLKIWSDRASEIAERDWSYNYTLEDLSIDSVTISQNGRRAVVETTLKESTHLNAVGHPQHNASSSKTYTTRYVMSYSDSGWKIVEGAVLES